In bacterium, the genomic window CCACCGTACTCAACTAAAAGAGTAAATTTGGGGATTCCCTCAGTTGCAAACATCAAAAGCTGGGGCAGAAAATTCAGGCCCATTTCTATGGTTCCTTTTAGCCCCAGAATTTGGACGAATTTGGGAATAAATTTCAATGCTAGTTTCATTGTATGGTCATCAAAAGCTTCAAAACTTTCTGGTTTTGTCGGAACAACCGCATGGACCAGCTCTGGAAGTTTGTGTAAATCTTCAACATAGATGACCAAAAGCCCGGAATATTTTCTGATTGGGATCAGTTTTAACTTCGCTTCGGTTACCAAGCCCAGAGTACCCTGTGAGCCGACGAAAAGTTTGCTGAGATCAAAAACACCTTTCTCCCGATCCCAAACATCCCAAAGATTGTAGGCAGTAGAGTTTTTGCTGACCTTGGGTTTAGCAGCTTTGATCGTCTCGTAATTTTCCTCGACAATCCGGTAGATCTGGCGGTAGAATTCCCCTTCAAAATTCTCCGCTTTGAGTTTTTCGTCCAATTGTTGTCTGTTGAGCGCTTCCAGGCTGTACTCATTGCCGTCACGGAGAATCACTTTTAACCCTTCCACATAGTCAATCGTTTTTCCATGAATCAGGGTTTTTTCTCCGCCTGAATTGTTGTTGATCATCCCACCCAAAGCGCAAATGTTCTTTGAGGCTGGATAGCTAGGCAGATAAAGCCCTCGCTTTAGTGTCTCTTTTTCAAAATCACGGTAAAAGACCCCTGGTTGGGCTGTTATTGTTTCCTCTTCAAAATTCTTGATCTGGTTGAAATGTTTTGTAAAATCAACAATGATTGAATCGTTGATTGCCCCACCACCCATATCAGTTCCACCAGAACGGGCGGTCAAGGAAATGGTTGGATCCTCCTGCTTTTTCTTGACAATATACTGAACTAACCTTTCAACGTCTTCGCTATCTTTGGGATAAACAACTACTTTGGGTTTTATTTCAAAAAGGCTGGTGTCATGGCTGTAAAAACTGAGGGTTTGCGGGTCACTTAAAACCTCACCTTTAATAACTTCTTTAAGGTCTTCAAATAAGCTCATTACTACCCCCTAATTTTGGAAAAGTATTCATTTAGAACAGGTTTACTTGATAAAACTGCTACTTTATCTATTTTAATGGTTTTTACTTAGTGCAAACAAGGTATACACATAAAGTTATTTCCGCTTTTTCTTTCTCTATTGTTGCTTTATTCTCGAGAAAGACTAATTCAGCGGAAATAACTATAGATAATTTTATTGCTATTTAACCTAAGCTTGCGTTTGCTTTTTTAGAATCAGCAACGAGAAAGTATCTTACTCTTTCTTACTCAGAGCATTTACTACAAACCCAGACCAGATTAATACTAACCCAAAGAGGATAGCAAAGCCTGACAACATATACGCCATTATACCGAGGTTTAGTGAAGTTGTAAGAGTAGTAGCAGTTACCCAAATATTACGCGCTGCATTCGGAACCATCACTGGTTTACCATCTTTATCTAGTACTGCACTCCCTGTTGCATCGACTTTGGCTACTTGCTGGGGCATCTCGGCATAAGTCTTGCCCTCAGTTGATTTCAAGGTATGCTTTCGAATCACATCAGCTTGAGCCTTTAGCGTCATGGGATCCCGAACAGCAGCGTTGGGTATCGAAGCATCTTCCGGAGTAACTATTTTCTCTCGAGCTACAGTCTGATATGTAAACACGACTCCCCAAGAACCGGCTAGGACAACAATGATTCCCACAAGAACAGCTAAAACAGATGAGACCTTTAGTAATCTATTCATAACAACATTTCACCTCCTTACCTGATAAACTGCCTCTTTCTAATTAAATTTAGCACTTCCCCTGCTTGCTTGCAAAATTCTCCCCAGGATTTTATCTAGCTCCTTTAGTTTCTCCTTGTTCAAGGAATAATAAATTTCTCTACCCAGTTTTTCACTGGTTGCCAATTTCTCTGCTTTTAAGATTTTTAAATGGTGTGAGATTAAATTCTGTTTCAGTCGAAGACAGCGGTAAATATCCGAGACCGTGTAGCTTCCGTGGGTGAGAATTGCAAAAACAGAAAGGCGGTTTTTGTCAGCAAGGCATTTGAGAAGATGGGAGCCTTTTTCCATCTCTTTGTCAAAACTGCTTTGGGCAGGCATAAATATATCAACTACTATTGATATATTAAGTACTTATCTTTCCTTTTGTCAATCGCTGGTAGCTTAAAACCAATCTCGTTCGGACGGACTGAGAAGAATTCATTCTTCAACCCCTTCCCAAGTCTATTCGACAAATAGCGTCCCTTTGCCTGTTTCTTGCATAAGGTGTCAGCATTGCTATAATGATTTTTGTTAACAATACCCCCAGAAAGGAGGTGTAGTGAGCATGGTTGCAGAGATGGAAGAAACAAAAAGAGAAGGTAGTGGTTGGCACGGTGACCCTGAGGGGCACGCCGAAGCCGGTCGCAAGGGTGGGGAGAAAACCGCCTCCGAAAGAGGCCCTGAGTTCTACAGTGAAATTGGCCGCAAAGGAGGGGAAGCTTCCCCTACCAAATTCGAAAAAGGCTCGGAGCGAGCCCGGCAAGCT contains:
- a CDS encoding FAD-binding oxidoreductase; translation: MSLFEDLKEVIKGEVLSDPQTLSFYSHDTSLFEIKPKVVVYPKDSEDVERLVQYIVKKKQEDPTISLTARSGGTDMGGGAINDSIIVDFTKHFNQIKNFEEETITAQPGVFYRDFEKETLKRGLYLPSYPASKNICALGGMINNNSGGEKTLIHGKTIDYVEGLKVILRDGNEYSLEALNRQQLDEKLKAENFEGEFYRQIYRIVEENYETIKAAKPKVSKNSTAYNLWDVWDREKGVFDLSKLFVGSQGTLGLVTEAKLKLIPIRKYSGLLVIYVEDLHKLPELVHAVVPTKPESFEAFDDHTMKLALKFIPKFVQILGLKGTIEMGLNFLPQLLMFATEGIPKFTLLVEYGGETQDEVDQKLEELHQQIKHFNIKTSKANTKSKAEKYWVIRRESFNLLRKNIKDKHTAPFIDDFIVSPEHLLEFFPRLTAILDKYQLLYTIAGHMGDGNFHVIPLMNLALAGEKEKIPIVANEVYDLVLEYKGSISAEHNDGLIRGPYLQKMYGEKMFNFFKEVKNIFDPENIFNPHKKTDASMEYSLQHVRDHF
- a CDS encoding metalloregulator ArsR/SmtB family transcription factor, giving the protein MPAQSSFDKEMEKGSHLLKCLADKNRLSVFAILTHGSYTVSDIYRCLRLKQNLISHHLKILKAEKLATSEKLGREIYYSLNKEKLKELDKILGRILQASRGSAKFN
- a CDS encoding general stress protein encodes the protein MVAEMEETKREGSGWHGDPEGHAEAGRKGGEKTASERGPEFYSEIGRKGGEASPTKFEKGSERARQAGRKGGQN